The following coding sequences are from one Candidatus Methylomirabilota bacterium window:
- a CDS encoding Hsp20/alpha crystallin family protein — protein MRGVEPGDARVTARGRTLPISGERKASEQISDEDYWLRGIAYGRTVPIRVEQPSLAA, from the coding sequence TTGCGCGGCGTCGAGCCCGGCGACGCCCGCGTCACTGCCCGGGGCCGCACGCTGCCGATTTCCGGCGAGCGGAAGGCCTCGGAGCAGATTTCTGACGAGGACTACTGGCTCCGTGGGATCGCCTACGGACGGACGGTCCCCATCCGCGTCGAGCAGCCTTCGCTCGCCGCGTGA
- a CDS encoding class I SAM-dependent methyltransferase — protein sequence MTQGARLARRSAAAPATRDRGGLSLDAESLLDVHQSTLLQLVREFIGGPHRAIMASLQWPNRGNEPVHVQSDLFDQCGIRPHHHPLDGMPDQADAEHKDHKSKFHRGLPSREWGLTVLGTRTLVNLPSGIGRPAVEAESEPVGRVYAGPSMAAMRSHDHRRQERPTPQTEGKTIRWARLYDLGTSLLSFGQLAALHRTIVDLAAIRVGEQILDVGCGPGRLAIMAGRAGGPSGAVAGIDPAPEMIALARRKADQAGVRARFDVGVIESLPYPADSFDVVLGSLMLHHLPDALKSRGFGEIRRVLKPGGRLVAVDFGATPRGALGHLLCVLRIRTGSDHAEYLRALLRAAGFERGESGPTGHRGLAFVRGWKPRATRA from the coding sequence ATGACGCAGGGGGCTCGCCTTGCGCGTCGTAGCGCAGCCGCCCCGGCGACCCGAGATCGAGGCGGTCTATCGCTCGATGCGGAGAGCCTGCTTGATGTGCATCAGTCGACACTGCTTCAGCTGGTCCGAGAGTTCATCGGCGGCCCGCACCGCGCGATCATGGCGAGCCTGCAATGGCCGAATAGAGGCAACGAGCCGGTCCACGTCCAGTCTGACCTGTTCGATCAGTGCGGCATCCGTCCACACCACCACCCCCTGGACGGCATGCCCGACCAGGCTGATGCCGAGCATAAGGACCACAAGTCGAAATTTCATAGGGGCCTCCCATCTCGCGAGTGGGGGCTGACGGTACTCGGAACCCGGACGCTGGTCAATCTGCCGTCAGGCATAGGCCGGCCGGCGGTTGAGGCTGAGTCGGAACCGGTCGGCCGGGTGTACGCTGGGCCTTCCATGGCCGCGATGCGCTCGCACGACCATCGGAGGCAGGAAAGGCCGACGCCGCAGACGGAAGGCAAGACCATCCGCTGGGCGCGGCTCTACGACTTGGGCACGAGCCTGCTGTCCTTCGGGCAATTGGCCGCGCTGCACCGGACGATCGTCGATCTCGCCGCGATTCGGGTGGGGGAGCAGATTCTCGACGTCGGCTGCGGTCCCGGACGTCTGGCCATCATGGCCGGACGCGCCGGCGGCCCGTCGGGCGCGGTGGCGGGCATCGATCCGGCCCCGGAGATGATCGCGCTGGCGCGGCGGAAGGCCGACCAGGCCGGGGTCAGGGCGCGCTTCGACGTCGGGGTGATCGAATCGCTGCCGTACCCGGCCGATTCGTTCGACGTCGTGCTCGGCAGCCTGATGCTCCACCACTTGCCCGATGCTCTGAAGAGCCGAGGGTTCGGCGAGATCCGCCGAGTGCTCAAGCCGGGAGGGCGCCTGGTGGCCGTCGATTTCGGGGCCACGCCGCGGGGCGCCCTCGGCCATCTTCTTTGCGTGCTGCGCATCCGGACGGGTTCCGACCATGCGGAATACCTGCGCGCGCTGCTCCGCGCGGCGGGGTTCGAGCGAGGGGAAAGCGGGCCGACCGGGCACCGGGGCCTCGCCTTCGTCCGGGGCTGGAAACCGCGCGCGACACGGGCCTGA